Proteins encoded together in one Aeromonas encheleia window:
- a CDS encoding NAD(P)H-binding protein, whose amino-acid sequence MSQILIAGATGLIGQALVRQLGPEHQLTLLCRKAGEAAPGRHWLPVDFELLDRLELPTPIDLAFCCLGTTRKEAGSDEAFRRVDHDYVLAFAALARRHGCRRLLVVSSLGANARSPALYPRTKGQMEQALLAQEWQRLAIVRPAMLLGHRQPPRKSEQVIQAIYPLLRPLLRGPLRRWRAIEASQVAHAMTVLAYQAQGVEIVQNERLLTL is encoded by the coding sequence ATGAGCCAGATCCTGATCGCGGGGGCAACCGGCCTGATTGGGCAGGCGTTGGTCCGCCAGCTCGGCCCAGAGCATCAGCTGACCCTGCTCTGTCGCAAGGCGGGAGAAGCGGCCCCCGGCCGCCACTGGCTGCCGGTGGACTTCGAGCTGCTGGACAGGCTCGAGCTGCCCACCCCCATCGATCTCGCCTTCTGCTGCCTCGGTACCACCCGCAAGGAGGCCGGCTCCGACGAGGCGTTTCGCCGGGTCGACCACGACTATGTGCTGGCCTTCGCCGCCCTCGCCCGTCGCCACGGTTGCCGCCGCCTGCTGGTCGTCTCCAGCCTGGGGGCCAATGCCCGCTCCCCCGCCCTCTATCCCCGCACCAAGGGGCAGATGGAGCAGGCCTTGCTGGCACAAGAGTGGCAACGGCTCGCTATAGTGCGCCCCGCCATGCTGCTCGGCCATCGCCAACCGCCGCGCAAGTCCGAGCAAGTCATTCAGGCCATCTATCCGCTGCTCAGGCCACTGCTGCGGGGACCCCTCAGACGCTGGCGGGCCATAGAGGCGAGTCAGGTGGCCCACGCCATGACAGTGCTGGCCTATCAGGCGCAGGGGGTAGAGATAGTGCAGAACGAGCGACTGCTAACCCTGTAA
- a CDS encoding SRPBCC family protein, translating to MPRITRSALVMFSAEQMFRLVNDVHAYPEFLPGCVGSRVHETGEDYMTASVDVAKAGIAKTFTTRNLLDTNRRIKMELVEGPFKTLAGWWTFTPLDVDACKVEFDLDFEFTSKLIELAFGQIFRDLVGSMVLAFSNRAKVVYGV from the coding sequence ATGCCCCGTATTACTCGCAGTGCCCTGGTGATGTTCAGTGCCGAACAAATGTTCCGGCTGGTCAACGATGTTCACGCTTACCCCGAGTTCCTGCCCGGCTGTGTCGGCAGCCGTGTCCACGAGACCGGCGAGGACTACATGACGGCCTCGGTCGATGTGGCCAAGGCGGGCATTGCCAAGACCTTTACCACCCGCAATCTGCTCGATACCAACCGTCGGATCAAGATGGAGCTGGTGGAGGGGCCCTTCAAGACGCTGGCGGGCTGGTGGACCTTCACCCCGTTGGATGTGGATGCCTGCAAGGTGGAGTTCGATCTCGACTTCGAATTCACCTCCAAGCTGATCGAGCTGGCCTTTGGTCAGATCTTCCGCGATCTGGTGGGCTCCATGGTGCTCGCCTTCTCCAACCGCGCCAAGGTGGTCTACGGTGTCTGA
- the udp gene encoding uridine phosphorylase: MSDVFHLGLKKADLQGATLAIVPGDPERVKRIAELLDNPVHLASHREFTTWRGEMDGKAVIICSTGIGGPSTSIAVEELAQLGIRTFLRIGTTGAIQPHLNVGDVIVTTGSVRLDGASLHFAPMEFPAVADFDCTTALVNTAKELGSTLHIGVTASSDTFYPGQERYDTVSGRVVSRFQGSMKEWQAMGVLNYEMESATLLTMCSSQGLRAGMVAGVIVNRTQQEIPNAETMARTESDAIKIVLGAARKLI; this comes from the coding sequence ATGTCTGATGTTTTCCACTTGGGTTTGAAGAAAGCTGATCTGCAAGGCGCCACCCTGGCGATCGTTCCCGGTGACCCCGAGCGCGTCAAGCGCATCGCAGAACTGTTGGACAACCCGGTGCACCTGGCCAGCCATCGTGAATTCACCACCTGGCGCGGCGAGATGGACGGCAAGGCCGTGATCATCTGTTCCACCGGTATCGGTGGCCCGTCCACCTCCATCGCGGTGGAAGAGCTGGCCCAGCTGGGTATCCGCACCTTCCTGCGCATCGGCACCACGGGCGCCATCCAGCCGCACCTGAACGTGGGCGACGTGATCGTCACCACCGGTTCAGTGCGCCTCGACGGTGCCAGCCTGCACTTCGCACCCATGGAATTCCCGGCCGTGGCCGACTTCGACTGCACCACGGCGCTGGTCAACACCGCCAAGGAGCTGGGCTCCACGCTGCACATCGGGGTGACTGCCTCTTCCGATACCTTCTACCCGGGTCAGGAGCGTTACGATACCGTATCCGGTCGCGTAGTGAGCCGTTTCCAGGGTTCCATGAAGGAGTGGCAAGCCATGGGCGTGCTGAACTACGAGATGGAGTCCGCTACCCTGCTGACCATGTGCTCCAGCCAGGGCCTGCGCGCCGGCATGGTGGCCGGTGTCATCGTGAACCGTACCCAGCAGGAAATCCCGAACGCCGAAACCATGGCAAGAACCGAATCTGATGCCATCAAGATCGTGCTGGGCGCCGCCCGCAAGCTGATCTGA
- a CDS encoding YfjI family protein has protein sequence MNPLSFLPPLQGQAQPLISVPTELPVYALPHKLQEVVRYVQQETQASSGLIASSLLGVMALSCQDLFDISPKVQLRFPTSLYQVVLAESGERKSTVDKLLMKPVRDLEGELEARYQEEKRLYDVAVRRWQIEQKALEKAFERAVTQGESSEVSAQRLEECLARKPVVQLRKRLLVNDVTRAAIKQALGKGWPSLVLLSDEAGSILSGELLHDTPLLNSLWGAQPIEVDRATGDTFRVEDARFGVMLMVQPELFHEYVRRHGKRARASGFSARTLLCWPSSTIGTRFDHPSMLKTATGDVLDWFHARVMELLKRSFQRQEEKAERICLLLSPEAAHRWTVEYNRIERMCGSGGALRDYQDYASKQLEHVARIAGVLEAFVTGNNIVSDDTMYAAIQLATYYLDSFIHLMADDALPEEMEDALLLESWLQANVFCEVPKNHLLKYGPNRLRCRERLNRALNNLQLKGKVYWYKRGRTTYINCTNIGSGRL, from the coding sequence ATGAACCCACTTTCATTCCTGCCACCTTTGCAGGGGCAAGCCCAACCTCTGATATCTGTACCGACCGAGCTTCCGGTGTATGCGTTGCCTCACAAGTTGCAAGAGGTCGTTCGTTATGTCCAGCAGGAAACACAAGCATCGTCGGGTTTGATTGCTTCCTCACTGCTCGGTGTGATGGCGCTGTCCTGCCAGGACTTGTTTGACATCTCACCCAAGGTACAGTTGCGCTTTCCTACGTCGCTGTATCAGGTTGTGTTGGCAGAATCCGGGGAACGCAAGTCAACGGTAGATAAGCTGCTCATGAAACCTGTCCGTGACCTCGAAGGAGAGCTGGAGGCTCGGTATCAAGAGGAAAAGAGGCTGTACGATGTGGCGGTGCGTCGCTGGCAGATTGAACAGAAAGCGTTGGAGAAAGCTTTCGAACGGGCGGTGACCCAAGGGGAGTCCTCGGAAGTGAGTGCACAGCGGCTGGAGGAGTGCCTGGCCCGTAAACCGGTTGTGCAGTTGCGTAAGCGTCTGTTGGTGAACGATGTAACCCGAGCTGCAATTAAACAGGCACTGGGTAAAGGCTGGCCTTCCTTGGTATTGCTCTCAGATGAGGCGGGTAGCATCCTCAGCGGTGAACTGCTCCATGATACCCCGTTGTTGAACTCACTGTGGGGCGCTCAGCCTATTGAAGTGGACCGCGCAACCGGCGACACGTTTCGGGTTGAAGATGCACGCTTTGGCGTGATGCTGATGGTGCAACCCGAATTGTTTCATGAGTATGTTCGTCGTCATGGGAAACGTGCACGGGCATCAGGTTTTTCTGCGAGAACCTTGCTGTGTTGGCCGAGCTCAACAATCGGTACGCGGTTCGATCATCCATCAATGCTCAAAACTGCAACTGGCGACGTGTTGGACTGGTTCCATGCGCGAGTAATGGAGCTGCTGAAGCGCTCTTTTCAACGTCAAGAGGAAAAGGCTGAGCGTATTTGTCTGTTGCTTTCCCCGGAGGCCGCCCACAGATGGACAGTGGAGTACAACCGAATTGAGCGGATGTGCGGTTCAGGTGGCGCTCTTCGAGACTATCAGGACTATGCCTCCAAGCAGCTCGAACATGTGGCAAGGATTGCGGGAGTATTGGAGGCGTTTGTAACGGGCAATAATATCGTGTCGGATGACACCATGTACGCCGCTATCCAATTGGCAACTTACTATCTGGACTCCTTCATCCATTTAATGGCGGATGATGCGCTGCCCGAAGAGATGGAAGATGCGTTGTTGCTGGAAAGCTGGCTGCAAGCCAACGTTTTTTGTGAGGTGCCTAAAAACCATCTGCTCAAGTATGGACCTAATCGCTTGAGGTGCCGAGAGCGACTGAACCGAGCCTTGAATAATTTGCAGCTCAAAGGCAAGGTCTATTGGTACAAACGTGGCCGAACAACCTATATCAATTGCACCAATATTGGCTCGGGCCGACTCTGA
- the yiaY gene encoding L-threonine dehydrogenase → MATFKFYIPAVNLMGAGCLQEAAADIKGYGYRKALIVTDKILGQIGVVARLTTLLAEHGIESVVFDETRPNPTMANVEAGLAMLKANGCDCVISLGGGSPHDCAKGIALVAANGGSIRDYEGVDRSAKPQLPLIAINTTAGTASEMTRFCIITDESRHVKMAIVDKHVTPLMSVNDPELMLAKPAGLTAATGMDALTHAIEAYVSTAATPVTDASAIMAIQLIARHLRTAVNQGDDLPAREQMAYAQFLAGMAFNNASLGYVHAMAHQLGGFYDLPHGVCNAVLLPHVQRYNAQVSAARLKDVARHMGVDVSTMNDEQGAAAAINAIQQLARDVKIPAGLEQLGVKADDFDLLASNALKDACGFTNPQQASHDEIVAIFRAAM, encoded by the coding sequence ATGGCGACATTCAAATTCTACATTCCCGCGGTCAACCTGATGGGAGCTGGCTGCCTGCAAGAAGCGGCAGCCGATATCAAGGGTTATGGCTATCGCAAGGCGCTGATCGTCACCGACAAGATCCTGGGCCAGATCGGCGTGGTCGCCAGGCTCACCACCCTCTTGGCAGAACATGGCATTGAAAGCGTGGTTTTCGATGAAACCCGACCCAACCCCACCATGGCCAACGTGGAGGCAGGCCTCGCCATGCTCAAGGCCAATGGCTGCGACTGCGTCATCTCCTTAGGGGGCGGCTCGCCCCACGACTGTGCCAAAGGCATCGCCCTGGTGGCCGCCAACGGCGGCAGCATTCGGGACTATGAAGGAGTGGATCGCTCAGCCAAGCCGCAGCTGCCGCTCATCGCCATCAACACCACCGCCGGCACCGCCTCCGAGATGACGCGTTTTTGCATCATCACCGACGAGAGCCGCCACGTGAAGATGGCCATCGTCGACAAGCACGTCACCCCGCTGATGTCGGTCAACGATCCCGAGCTGATGCTGGCCAAGCCGGCCGGGCTCACCGCCGCCACCGGCATGGATGCGCTGACCCACGCCATCGAGGCCTATGTCTCCACCGCCGCCACCCCGGTCACCGATGCCAGCGCCATCATGGCGATCCAGCTCATCGCCCGCCACCTGCGCACCGCCGTCAATCAGGGCGACGATCTGCCTGCCCGCGAGCAGATGGCCTATGCCCAATTCCTGGCCGGCATGGCGTTCAACAACGCCAGCCTCGGCTACGTGCACGCCATGGCGCACCAGCTCGGCGGCTTCTATGACCTGCCCCACGGCGTCTGCAATGCCGTGCTGCTGCCCCACGTGCAGCGCTACAACGCCCAGGTGAGCGCCGCTCGCCTCAAGGACGTCGCCCGCCACATGGGGGTGGATGTGAGCACCATGAACGACGAGCAGGGTGCCGCCGCCGCGATCAACGCCATCCAGCAGCTGGCCCGCGACGTGAAGATCCCGGCCGGCCTGGAGCAGCTCGGGGTGAAGGCCGACGACTTCGACCTGCTGGCCAGCAACGCCCTGAAGGATGCCTGCGGCTTCACCAACCCGCAGCAGGCGAGCCACGACGAGATAGTCGCCATCTTCCGCGCCGCCATGTAA
- a CDS encoding integrase domain-containing protein produces MPRITRPLSPTEIKAAKPKEKEYTLCDGAGLELVIKPNGSKLWRLRYYRPLTKQRNMISFGSWPEMSLADAREKRSEAKTLLQQNIDPQHHRDEQVSAALSLSEHTFEAVAKRWFDVKRPSVTPAYAEDLWRSLEMYLFPEIGTVPVMEIKAQRAIKIIEPIAAAGKLETVRRLTQRVNEIMTFAVNSGLIDANPCSGISKVFQRPAKQHMPSINPNQLPELMNRLSKASINLQTRCLIEWSLHTLARPSEAAGARWAEIDMEKKLWRIPPERMKKRRGHDVPLTPQTLAYLDLMRPISGHREFIFPGIRNPKTHTNEQTANAALKRMGYEGTLVAHGLRALGSTTLNERGFDRDVIEAALAHSDKDEVRSAYNRTDYLERRREMMVWWSEHIDAASRVGSALTWLPSSNVS; encoded by the coding sequence ATGCCTCGTATCACCCGCCCCTTGTCCCCAACCGAGATCAAAGCAGCCAAGCCCAAGGAGAAGGAATACACCCTCTGCGACGGAGCTGGCCTGGAGCTCGTCATCAAGCCCAATGGTTCCAAGTTGTGGCGCCTGCGCTACTACCGCCCTCTCACTAAGCAACGAAATATGATCAGCTTCGGCTCTTGGCCGGAGATGTCGTTGGCTGACGCGAGAGAGAAGCGCTCCGAAGCTAAAACATTGCTACAACAAAACATCGATCCCCAACACCATCGTGATGAGCAGGTCTCCGCCGCGTTATCGCTGAGCGAGCATACTTTTGAGGCTGTCGCCAAGCGCTGGTTTGATGTCAAACGCCCTTCCGTCACCCCAGCCTATGCCGAAGATCTCTGGCGTTCGCTCGAAATGTACCTGTTCCCCGAGATAGGCACAGTGCCCGTTATGGAAATAAAGGCACAGCGAGCCATCAAGATCATCGAGCCCATCGCTGCTGCTGGAAAACTCGAAACCGTGCGTCGCCTCACGCAACGGGTGAACGAGATCATGACCTTTGCTGTTAACTCTGGTCTGATCGACGCCAACCCTTGCTCGGGAATCAGCAAGGTGTTTCAGCGGCCAGCCAAACAGCACATGCCCAGCATTAACCCCAACCAGTTACCAGAACTGATGAACAGGCTATCGAAGGCCAGCATCAATTTGCAGACCCGCTGCCTCATCGAATGGAGCCTGCATACCTTGGCTCGCCCCAGCGAGGCGGCCGGAGCAAGGTGGGCAGAGATCGATATGGAAAAGAAACTCTGGCGGATCCCACCAGAGAGAATGAAGAAGCGCAGAGGTCATGACGTGCCCTTGACGCCACAAACACTTGCCTACCTGGACCTCATGCGACCGATCAGCGGCCATCGTGAATTTATCTTCCCTGGTATCCGTAATCCTAAAACGCACACCAACGAGCAAACAGCCAATGCGGCCTTGAAAAGAATGGGATATGAAGGGACCTTGGTCGCTCACGGCCTGCGAGCCTTGGGCAGCACCACCCTGAACGAGAGAGGATTTGATCGAGACGTTATAGAAGCCGCCTTGGCGCACTCTGACAAAGATGAAGTCCGTAGCGCATACAACCGCACGGATTATCTGGAACGTCGCCGAGAAATGATGGTCTGGTGGTCAGAACATATTGATGCAGCATCCAGAGTCGGTTCAGCACTGACGTGGTTGCCATCGTCAAATGTCAGCTGA
- a CDS encoding RluA family pseudouridine synthase, which produces MSVIVDTFIAPPCAAEINILHQDAHLLLIDKPSGLLSLSGKNPQNLDSVHYRLVQDFPGCTLVHRLDFGTSGLMVVARDKAINAAIAHQFSQRAVTKSYGALLCGHLADDEGLIDAPIAKDPALFPRMKICAAQGKPARSRYRVVERLVRQSEDGAPLPLTRVVLTPETGRTHQLRIHCQLLGHPILGCDLYGGLLLAGTEKTPRLMLHASALDFVHPVSGEPMAASCASPF; this is translated from the coding sequence ATGTCTGTCATCGTCGATACCTTTATCGCCCCGCCCTGTGCGGCCGAGATCAACATCCTCCATCAGGATGCCCATCTGCTGCTGATCGACAAGCCGAGCGGCCTGCTCAGCCTCTCCGGCAAGAATCCACAGAACCTCGACTCGGTGCACTATCGGCTGGTGCAGGATTTCCCCGGTTGCACCCTGGTGCATCGCCTCGACTTTGGCACCTCGGGGCTGATGGTGGTGGCCAGGGACAAGGCCATCAACGCCGCGATCGCCCATCAGTTCAGCCAGCGCGCCGTGACCAAGAGCTACGGCGCCCTGCTGTGCGGCCACCTGGCCGATGACGAGGGGCTGATCGACGCCCCCATCGCCAAGGATCCGGCGCTGTTCCCGCGGATGAAGATCTGCGCCGCCCAGGGCAAGCCGGCCCGCTCCCGCTACCGGGTGGTGGAGCGTCTGGTCCGCCAGAGCGAAGATGGCGCCCCCCTGCCGCTGACCCGGGTCGTGCTGACCCCCGAGACCGGCCGCACCCATCAGCTGCGTATCCACTGTCAGCTGCTGGGCCACCCCATACTGGGTTGCGATCTCTACGGCGGCCTGCTGTTGGCGGGCACGGAAAAAACGCCGCGGCTGATGCTGCATGCGAGTGCGCTGGACTTCGTGCATCCGGTGAGCGGTGAGCCGATGGCGGCGAGCTGTGCCAGCCCGTTCTGA
- a CDS encoding RnfH family protein: protein MSDLLNIEVAYALPERQTVLRIRVAPGTSVLAAIEQSGIVQKHPEIDLAVNKFGIYSRPVKGTEPVQDGDRVEIYRPLIADPKEMRKKRAEKAKEEGRADVVTGGRPDVHRKRDDGEST, encoded by the coding sequence GTGTCTGATCTGCTCAATATCGAAGTCGCCTACGCCCTGCCCGAGCGGCAAACCGTGTTGCGCATCCGGGTTGCCCCCGGCACCAGCGTGCTGGCCGCCATCGAGCAGTCCGGCATAGTGCAGAAGCACCCGGAGATCGATCTCGCGGTCAACAAGTTCGGCATCTACAGCCGTCCGGTCAAGGGCACCGAGCCGGTGCAGGATGGCGATCGCGTCGAGATCTACCGCCCGCTCATCGCCGATCCGAAAGAGATGCGCAAGAAGCGGGCCGAGAAGGCCAAGGAAGAGGGGCGTGCCGATGTGGTCACCGGCGGGCGGCCCGACGTTCACCGCAAGCGGGACGATGGCGAATCGACCTGA
- a CDS encoding outer membrane protein assembly factor BamE has product MRMKHLIAAALTALTLSGCSLVYRIDIPQGNYVEQKQVDKLRQGMTREQVEFVLGSPMLRDGFDPNTWYYLYEFQPGRGDKERKELTLNFVGDRLATATGDFPLPAAFTTPL; this is encoded by the coding sequence ATGCGGATGAAACACCTGATTGCCGCGGCCCTGACCGCCCTCACCCTGTCCGGTTGCAGCCTGGTCTATCGCATCGATATTCCCCAGGGCAACTACGTGGAACAAAAACAGGTCGATAAACTGCGCCAGGGCATGACCCGCGAGCAGGTCGAGTTCGTGCTGGGTTCTCCCATGCTGCGCGACGGCTTTGACCCCAACACCTGGTACTATCTCTATGAGTTCCAACCGGGGCGTGGTGACAAGGAACGCAAGGAGCTGACCCTGAACTTCGTGGGGGACAGGCTGGCAACCGCCACGGGAGACTTCCCGCTGCCCGCAGCCTTCACCACCCCGCTCTGA
- a CDS encoding H-NS family histone-like protein yields the protein MNEFLKVLLNIRSLRAALRELSFEQLEEVNEKFSSIYNERAAEIEKTRAADAERLAKLAEFQAMLADAGIDPSELVLGTPAGKVTREGTKRAPRPPKYKYMEDGQEKTWTGQGRTPKALAAMLEQGRQLEEFLI from the coding sequence ATGAATGAATTTTTGAAGGTATTGCTGAATATCCGTAGCCTGCGTGCTGCATTGCGTGAACTCTCCTTTGAGCAGCTGGAAGAAGTAAACGAGAAGTTCTCCTCGATTTATAACGAGCGGGCTGCCGAAATCGAAAAGACCCGTGCAGCTGATGCAGAGCGTTTGGCCAAGCTGGCAGAATTCCAAGCCATGTTGGCTGATGCTGGGATTGACCCCAGTGAGCTCGTGCTGGGAACTCCAGCTGGTAAAGTCACTCGTGAAGGCACCAAACGTGCACCACGTCCACCCAAATACAAGTATATGGAAGATGGCCAGGAAAAAACCTGGACCGGTCAGGGACGCACTCCTAAAGCGTTGGCCGCCATGCTGGAGCAAGGCAGGCAGTTGGAAGAATTCCTGATTTGA
- a CDS encoding inovirus Gp2 family protein encodes MIQDGGFILNKNEFKQLLLEEGKQGEISPRYLKRSLERVYAALTKFRRVFAVRVDLRFAQPRLNDSPDMPMFFQDTDSKAITRFIESLKSQLREAHKRKGKRGEPSLFEYIWVREQKTSEHPHYHLVILFNKDEYFTLGDYNKHDADNLATRITKAWCGALKLDYPMFAKLVHFPFDGNFVFDTVSATTHSDRYRKFLLRLVYLCKFYTKDIGDGYRNFGCSQA; translated from the coding sequence ATGATTCAAGACGGTGGTTTTATACTTAATAAAAATGAATTTAAACAGTTGCTTCTTGAAGAAGGAAAGCAAGGGGAAATTTCACCACGTTACCTTAAAAGAAGCTTAGAGCGGGTTTATGCCGCTCTTACTAAATTTAGAAGAGTCTTTGCTGTGCGGGTCGACCTACGCTTTGCACAGCCCAGATTGAATGATTCTCCTGATATGCCCATGTTTTTTCAGGATACGGACTCGAAAGCGATCACTCGCTTTATCGAGTCACTCAAGAGCCAACTTCGAGAAGCACACAAGCGCAAGGGGAAACGGGGAGAACCATCACTGTTTGAATATATCTGGGTGCGTGAGCAAAAGACCAGTGAGCATCCTCATTACCATCTTGTTATTCTATTTAACAAAGACGAATATTTTACCTTGGGAGACTACAACAAGCATGATGCAGATAATCTAGCCACCAGAATTACAAAGGCTTGGTGTGGTGCATTAAAACTTGACTACCCAATGTTCGCCAAGCTCGTTCATTTTCCATTTGATGGGAATTTTGTATTCGATACGGTATCTGCGACCACTCACTCAGACAGATATCGTAAATTTTTATTGAGATTGGTTTATTTGTGTAAGTTTTACACTAAAGACATCGGTGATGGATATCGTAACTTTGGTTGCAGTCAGGCGTAG
- the smpB gene encoding SsrA-binding protein SmpB, with protein MSKKNSKNKAGSSTIALNRGARHEYFIEERVEAGLSLQGWEVKSLRAGKANISEAYVIFLQGEAFLFGSTFLPLNAASSHVVCDPTRTRKLLLSRRELDKLESLTARQGYTIVPLALYWKECWVKVEIGLVKGKKEHDKREDTKAREWDREKARIMKNKNRG; from the coding sequence ATGAGCAAAAAGAACAGTAAAAACAAAGCCGGGTCCAGCACCATTGCACTCAACAGAGGCGCCCGCCACGAGTACTTCATCGAAGAGCGTGTGGAAGCCGGTCTGTCCCTGCAAGGGTGGGAAGTCAAGTCCCTGCGGGCGGGCAAGGCCAACATCAGCGAAGCCTATGTCATCTTCCTGCAGGGCGAGGCCTTCCTGTTCGGCTCCACCTTCCTGCCGCTGAATGCCGCCTCCAGCCACGTGGTGTGTGACCCGACCCGCACCCGCAAACTGCTGCTGAGCCGTCGTGAACTCGACAAGCTGGAGAGCCTGACCGCCCGCCAGGGCTACACCATAGTGCCGCTGGCGCTGTATTGGAAAGAGTGCTGGGTCAAGGTCGAGATCGGCCTGGTGAAGGGCAAGAAAGAACACGACAAGCGGGAAGACACCAAGGCCCGCGAATGGGATAGAGAAAAAGCCCGCATCATGAAGAACAAGAACCGCGGCTGA
- a CDS encoding IS1595 family transposase produces the protein MDTQAFQHLLSLFPQLTLRQRRLAEQELTIPHLITSLAAQLPACRCCPHCQAEAAQLAPWGWSRGLRRYRCKQCQRTSSVLTKTPMTRLRKAQCWEDYAQALIDGLTVRQAALRCGVCKNTAFLWRHRFLKAMATHQAAREEGIVEVDETFFLESFKGQRGLPRPARRRGGKGRTRGTGPDYIPVMVVQDRAGHLADFQLERLDARTVRTVLQPLVAPDAVLCSDGAGVYASFSKSQGMTHQVVHNRAGGRVVGAYHIQHVNGYHRRLKEWMELFHGVATHYLRNYLGWRRMLERYGQEVDVPHCLHEALGRPMQHVIGT, from the coding sequence ATGGATACCCAAGCCTTTCAACACCTGCTGTCTCTCTTCCCACAGCTCACTTTGCGCCAGCGCCGTCTCGCAGAGCAGGAACTCACAATCCCCCATCTCATCACCTCGCTTGCCGCTCAACTCCCTGCTTGCCGATGTTGCCCCCACTGTCAGGCCGAGGCCGCGCAATTGGCCCCCTGGGGTTGGAGCCGAGGACTGCGCCGTTATCGCTGCAAGCAGTGTCAGCGCACCAGTTCCGTCCTGACCAAGACGCCCATGACCAGACTGCGCAAGGCCCAATGCTGGGAGGACTACGCCCAGGCACTCATCGACGGGCTTACCGTCCGACAAGCCGCCCTCCGCTGCGGGGTCTGCAAAAACACCGCCTTCTTGTGGCGTCACCGTTTCCTGAAAGCCATGGCAACCCATCAGGCGGCACGGGAAGAGGGTATCGTCGAGGTCGATGAAACCTTCTTCCTGGAATCGTTCAAGGGGCAACGTGGATTACCCCGTCCGGCCCGCCGCCGTGGTGGCAAAGGCCGCACTCGTGGCACAGGGCCGGATTACATCCCAGTGATGGTGGTGCAGGACAGAGCTGGCCATCTGGCCGACTTCCAGCTGGAGCGGCTGGATGCCAGGACCGTCAGGACGGTGCTGCAGCCGCTAGTCGCGCCGGATGCGGTGCTCTGCAGCGATGGTGCTGGGGTGTATGCCAGTTTCAGCAAGTCGCAGGGCATGACCCACCAAGTGGTGCACAACCGTGCGGGAGGGCGAGTGGTGGGGGCGTATCACATCCAGCATGTGAATGGTTACCACCGGCGGTTGAAGGAGTGGATGGAACTGTTCCATGGGGTAGCGACCCACTATCTGAGGAATTATCTGGGCTGGCGTAGGATGCTGGAACGTTATGGGCAGGAAGTGGATGTTCCACATTGCTTGCATGAGGCGCTGGGGCGCCCCATGCAACACGTAATTGGGACATAG